In one window of Paraflavitalea soli DNA:
- a CDS encoding esterase/lipase family protein: MKKFFTTTASCLLLLLLLHSCKKVAHDEAAGNNAPANGREAVQEEPITPLGRAIPLPAGSSQVQLNTQSGVVATHIPIIMVHGLGGFGPGEFGSFNYWGGVDNIPLYLTNNGYPAYATSVGPFSSNFDRAVDLYYYIKGGYVDYGKFHSTQYGHHQTKSRYYPGVYPEWDANHPVHLLGHSMGGITVRKLLTLLEQGDKTELQDPAHAELFSGGKTGWVKSVTTISTPHNGATLTYKLLPDYAPFVKGLVIAAAGLAGASLEADALYDFDLEQWDLEREPGESFAAYAARVGNSRIWTTDDYSGHDVTPEAARDWNQAEPDSKNVYYFSVTTKNTTKGLLTGWEYPRLTTFPALIPVAFPVPIIMGLGNYTQNTPGKVVIDEKWWANDGAANVYGMSGPNTSIIKPYAPDALEKGVWNHIGVYNGYDHFAIIGMGMIPYNVRPFYMNLANLLAAVE; this comes from the coding sequence ATGAAAAAGTTCTTTACAACGACGGCCTCGTGCCTGTTACTATTGCTTTTACTCCATTCCTGTAAGAAGGTTGCACATGATGAAGCAGCGGGCAACAATGCTCCTGCCAATGGCCGGGAAGCCGTGCAGGAAGAGCCCATCACTCCCCTTGGCCGGGCCATTCCACTTCCTGCAGGAAGCAGTCAGGTACAACTGAATACCCAGTCTGGTGTAGTGGCTACACATATCCCCATCATCATGGTGCATGGCCTGGGAGGTTTTGGTCCCGGTGAATTCGGCAGCTTTAACTACTGGGGTGGGGTAGACAATATCCCCCTTTACCTGACCAACAACGGCTATCCAGCCTATGCCACTTCTGTAGGACCTTTCAGCAGTAATTTCGACCGGGCGGTAGACCTCTACTATTATATCAAAGGCGGCTATGTGGACTATGGCAAATTCCACAGTACCCAGTATGGCCACCACCAAACCAAAAGCCGATACTATCCCGGTGTGTACCCTGAGTGGGATGCCAATCACCCGGTACACCTGCTGGGCCACAGTATGGGAGGCATCACAGTCAGGAAGTTACTGACCCTTTTAGAGCAGGGCGATAAGACCGAGCTGCAGGACCCTGCCCATGCGGAGCTGTTTAGTGGCGGTAAAACAGGTTGGGTGAAATCCGTTACCACCATCAGTACGCCGCACAATGGCGCTACGCTTACGTACAAATTATTGCCCGACTATGCACCGTTTGTAAAAGGGCTGGTGATCGCTGCGGCAGGCCTGGCAGGCGCCAGCCTGGAAGCGGATGCCTTGTATGATTTCGACCTGGAGCAGTGGGACCTGGAAAGAGAGCCGGGTGAAAGTTTTGCGGCCTATGCCGCCCGGGTAGGCAATAGCAGGATCTGGACTACCGACGATTATTCGGGGCATGATGTGACGCCTGAAGCGGCCCGCGACTGGAACCAGGCAGAACCTGATTCAAAGAACGTGTATTACTTCTCCGTGACCACGAAAAATACGACTAAAGGATTGCTCACCGGTTGGGAATATCCCCGTCTCACCACCTTCCCGGCTTTGATACCGGTGGCATTTCCGGTGCCCATCATTATGGGACTGGGTAATTATACACAGAACACACCGGGCAAAGTAGTGATCGATGAAAAATGGTGGGCCAATGATGGCGCCGCGAATGTATATGGTATGAGCGGACCCAATACCAGCATCATCAAACCCTATGCGCCCGATGCTTTGGAAAAAGGTGTGTGGAATCATATTGGGGTATACAATGGCTATGATCACTTTGCCATCATCGGTATGGGCATGATCCCTTACAATGTGAGGCCGTTCTATATGAATTTGGCAAACCTGTTAGCGGCAGTGGAGTAG
- a CDS encoding lactonase family protein — translation MKRMLVNLLFMTLPVLAISQDFYLLVGTYTSGTSEGIYVYKFNSATGEGSFVSKVAASNPSFLAVSKNKKYVYSVYEDGDDKGSVAAFSFDKKNGTLQFLNKQSSGGDHPCYVAIDESGKWVAVANYSGGSFSLLPVSPDGFLRAAERTINHSGSGPDKQRQAAPHVHSTVFDPHDKYLLVQDLGIDKIMVYAFDNKTGELKAAKIPSNSTVPGSGPRHIDFSPNGNYVYLMEEMSGNVTAYAYNKGKLQFIETVSAIKEGYKGPIGSADIHVSPDGKFLYASNRGESNDIAIFAIDKSTGKLTLKGHQSVLGKGPRNFSIDPTGNFLLSANQTSNDIVIFKRDKETGLLTATGKKLELDKPVCLKWIPVK, via the coding sequence ATGAAAAGGATGCTCGTCAATTTGCTGTTTATGACATTGCCAGTACTTGCTATCAGCCAGGATTTTTACCTGCTTGTGGGGACTTATACCTCCGGCACCAGCGAAGGCATTTATGTGTACAAATTCAACAGCGCCACCGGCGAAGGCAGTTTTGTGAGTAAGGTAGCCGCCAGCAACCCCAGCTTCCTGGCTGTATCTAAAAATAAAAAATATGTCTACTCGGTGTATGAAGACGGAGATGACAAAGGCAGTGTAGCAGCTTTTTCCTTTGATAAGAAAAACGGGACCTTACAATTCCTCAATAAACAATCCAGTGGCGGCGATCACCCCTGCTATGTGGCGATTGATGAATCAGGCAAATGGGTGGCAGTAGCCAATTACAGCGGAGGAAGTTTCTCCCTGCTGCCGGTAAGCCCCGATGGTTTCCTGCGGGCTGCGGAAAGAACGATCAATCACAGCGGCAGTGGTCCAGACAAGCAACGGCAAGCCGCCCCACACGTGCATTCCACCGTTTTTGATCCCCACGATAAATACCTGCTGGTACAGGACCTGGGCATTGATAAGATCATGGTGTATGCTTTTGATAATAAAACAGGGGAACTGAAAGCAGCCAAAATACCCTCCAACTCTACCGTTCCGGGATCGGGCCCCCGTCATATCGATTTCTCTCCCAACGGGAACTATGTTTACCTGATGGAAGAGATGAGCGGAAATGTGACGGCCTATGCCTACAACAAAGGCAAACTGCAATTCATAGAAACCGTATCAGCTATCAAAGAAGGCTATAAAGGCCCCATCGGCAGTGCAGATATCCATGTATCGCCCGATGGTAAATTCCTCTATGCTTCCAACCGCGGCGAATCGAATGATATTGCCATTTTTGCCATCGATAAATCAACCGGCAAACTCACCCTGAAAGGTCATCAGTCTGTATTGGGCAAGGGTCCACGCAACTTCAGCATCGACCCTACCGGCAACTTCCTGCTGTCGGCCAACCAAACCAGCAATGATATTGTGATCTTCAAAAGGGATAAAGAAACAGGACTGCTCACCGCCACCGGCAAAAAGCTGGAGTTGGATAAGCCTGTTTGTTTGAAGTGGATACCTGTGAAGTAA
- the trhO gene encoding oxygen-dependent tRNA uridine(34) hydroxylase TrhO, translated as MAILHNRVSQKELKERLYQETETRTTISFYQYFPIPDPQAFRDELYQALQVLKVFGRIYVAHEGINAQISVPQSHYEALQQYLYTIPALNGLRLNIAVDDDGKSFWVLKIKVRDKIVADGITDPAFDMSNKGKYVNAAQMNELLNDPDTIVVDMRNHYEYEVGHFVKAIEVPSDTFREQLPMAVDMLKDHQDKNIIMYCTGGIRCEKASAYMLHNGFKNVFHLEGGIINYARQVKDQGMDSKFIGKNFVFDDRLGERITEDVIAKCHQCGKPADNHTNCANEGCHLLFIQCEACAQQYEGCCSKGCQDFIHLPEEEQKELRKGVDKGSNVFNKSRARLRPKLKHGD; from the coding sequence ATGGCTATTTTACACAACAGAGTCTCCCAGAAGGAGTTGAAGGAACGTCTATACCAGGAAACCGAAACCCGGACCACCATTTCCTTTTACCAATATTTCCCCATTCCTGACCCCCAGGCCTTTCGTGATGAGCTGTACCAGGCCCTACAGGTATTGAAGGTCTTTGGCCGCATTTATGTAGCCCATGAAGGCATCAATGCGCAGATCAGCGTACCACAAAGTCATTACGAAGCCCTGCAGCAATACCTGTATACCATTCCTGCGCTGAACGGACTGCGGCTGAATATTGCCGTAGATGATGATGGCAAATCATTCTGGGTGCTCAAGATCAAGGTGCGTGACAAGATCGTGGCGGATGGCATTACGGATCCCGCTTTTGATATGAGTAATAAAGGCAAGTACGTAAATGCCGCGCAGATGAATGAGCTGCTCAATGATCCCGATACCATTGTGGTAGACATGCGCAACCACTATGAATACGAAGTGGGCCATTTTGTGAAAGCCATTGAAGTGCCCAGCGATACTTTCCGCGAACAATTGCCCATGGCGGTAGATATGCTGAAAGATCACCAGGATAAGAACATCATCATGTATTGCACTGGCGGTATCCGTTGTGAAAAAGCCAGCGCGTATATGCTGCACAATGGCTTCAAAAATGTATTTCACCTCGAAGGGGGCATCATCAACTATGCCCGTCAGGTGAAAGACCAGGGCATGGACAGTAAGTTTATCGGGAAGAACTTTGTATTCGACGACAGGCTGGGGGAGCGCATCACAGAAGATGTGATCGCCAAATGCCACCAGTGTGGTAAGCCGGCCGATAACCATACCAATTGCGCCAATGAAGGCTGTCACCTGCTCTTTATCCAGTGTGAGGCCTGCGCCCAGCAATACGAAGGCTGCTGCAGCAAAGGCTGCCAGGATTTTATTCACCTGCCCGAGGAAGAACAAAAGGAATTACGCAAAGGCGTCGATAAAGGCAGCAATGTCTTCAATAAGTCGAGAGCGAGATTGAGACCTAAATTGAAACACGGGGATTGA
- a CDS encoding DUF5686 and carboxypeptidase regulatory-like domain-containing protein: MKKTLLYLTSFLLSFICAQAGRVTGTVKNQKGEMLPYASVFVKGTTIGTTTSSQGSYFLDLIPGTYTITCQYIGYTKVEKTVTVPASGSVTLNFELSIQQTTMKEVVVRANAEDPAYEIIRNAIRKKKDYVAPLDSFTCEAYIKTLVKTRKLPKKVFGQKIEEEDRKEMGVDSVGKGIIHLSESLTKIAFKKPGKIKLEVLSGRESGSGGYGFNFPTFINFYNNNVNVFTAQLNPRGFISPIADAALNYYAYKYLGSFWEDGKEINQIQVIARRNYEPLFNGTINITEGDWRIHSLELTLTKKSQLEILDTMRIKQIHLPISKDVWQTKDQVVYFTFNILGIDAVGNFLNVYNKYEVAPSFNKRYFNNVVIKYDTAVNKKSKAYWDSIRPVPLELEEVKDYKIKDSMMHYRRDSVWTKAYTDSMRKKQGKITVMKVLYGGFTRYNYNPKSPVWFTWKPLLQQVSYNTVEGLVLNAEATIQRSFPKIKQQVSFTPHVRYGFSNQHFNAWASLQWWKREFTWDQDGGTTSRTVWGLAGGKRVSQFNQDNPITPLMNSVYTLFDRRNYMKIYENYFGRISWNKRFDNDLRITADVLYEDRIPIDNTTDFSIFKDKDKVFTPNYPYEKIPAQFIQHQALIASISAQFQPGQRYIQYPNNKVAIGSKYPTFAVSYKKGIDKVLGSDVDFDKWTFSIWDNMNFKLRGEMKYRFSIGGFINDSKVPIQDYQHFNGNQLIFASRYLNSFQLAPYYANSTTESFYAVGHLEHHFNGFLTNKIPLFKKLNWHLVGGGNAFYVNKDNNYVEVFGGIENIFKLLRVDVVASYLNGQKGQVGLRIGLGGLLGGAIQLPQ; this comes from the coding sequence ATGAAGAAAACGTTACTCTATTTAACCTCATTCCTATTATCTTTTATTTGTGCGCAGGCTGGCCGGGTAACCGGAACTGTAAAAAACCAAAAAGGCGAGATGCTTCCCTACGCTTCCGTCTTTGTAAAGGGTACCACCATCGGTACCACCACCAGCAGTCAGGGCAGTTACTTTCTCGATCTAATTCCCGGTACCTACACTATTACTTGCCAATACATCGGCTACACCAAGGTAGAAAAAACGGTTACCGTGCCCGCCAGCGGCAGCGTGACCCTCAACTTTGAACTGTCGATCCAGCAAACTACGATGAAAGAAGTGGTGGTAAGGGCCAATGCAGAAGATCCTGCCTATGAGATCATCCGCAATGCCATTCGCAAGAAAAAAGACTATGTAGCGCCGCTGGATTCCTTTACCTGCGAAGCTTATATCAAAACCCTTGTCAAGACCCGTAAACTGCCCAAAAAGGTATTTGGCCAAAAGATAGAAGAGGAAGACCGGAAAGAGATGGGGGTTGATTCCGTTGGAAAAGGGATCATTCACCTGTCGGAATCACTTACGAAGATCGCCTTTAAAAAGCCGGGTAAAATAAAGCTGGAAGTACTGTCGGGCCGTGAAAGCGGCTCAGGCGGTTATGGCTTTAACTTTCCCACTTTCATTAATTTCTACAATAATAATGTCAATGTATTTACGGCACAGCTCAATCCCCGGGGATTCATATCGCCCATCGCCGATGCGGCGCTGAACTATTATGCCTATAAATACCTGGGATCTTTCTGGGAAGACGGGAAAGAGATCAACCAGATACAGGTAATAGCCCGCCGCAATTATGAGCCCTTATTCAACGGCACCATCAATATTACCGAAGGCGACTGGCGCATACATAGCCTGGAACTGACGCTGACCAAAAAATCGCAGCTGGAAATACTGGATACCATGCGCATCAAACAGATCCACCTGCCTATTTCAAAAGATGTATGGCAAACCAAGGACCAGGTGGTATATTTTACCTTCAATATACTGGGTATTGATGCGGTGGGTAACTTCCTGAATGTGTACAACAAATATGAAGTGGCGCCCAGTTTCAATAAAAGGTATTTCAACAATGTGGTGATCAAATACGATACCGCCGTCAATAAGAAATCAAAAGCCTATTGGGATTCCATCCGCCCCGTGCCGCTGGAGCTGGAAGAAGTAAAGGATTATAAGATCAAGGACAGCATGATGCATTACCGGCGTGATTCTGTATGGACCAAGGCTTATACGGATTCCATGCGTAAAAAGCAGGGCAAGATCACCGTGATGAAAGTATTGTACGGTGGTTTTACACGCTATAATTATAATCCCAAAAGCCCGGTGTGGTTTACCTGGAAACCCCTGTTGCAACAGGTATCCTACAATACCGTGGAAGGGTTGGTGTTGAATGCTGAAGCCACCATACAGCGTTCCTTTCCGAAAATAAAACAACAGGTGAGCTTTACGCCTCATGTACGCTATGGCTTCAGCAACCAGCATTTTAACGCCTGGGCCAGTCTGCAATGGTGGAAACGGGAATTTACCTGGGACCAGGACGGCGGTACCACCAGTCGCACGGTATGGGGACTGGCAGGTGGTAAAAGGGTGAGCCAATTCAACCAGGACAACCCGATCACGCCATTGATGAACAGTGTCTATACCCTGTTTGACCGGCGCAATTACATGAAGATCTATGAGAACTACTTTGGCCGGATCTCCTGGAACAAGCGCTTCGACAATGACCTGCGTATTACAGCCGATGTACTGTATGAAGACCGGATACCTATCGACAATACCACCGATTTTTCCATTTTCAAGGATAAGGACAAGGTGTTTACCCCCAACTATCCCTATGAAAAGATACCGGCGCAGTTCATACAGCACCAGGCGCTCATAGCAAGCATATCGGCACAGTTTCAGCCCGGACAGCGGTATATCCAATACCCCAATAACAAAGTGGCCATCGGCTCCAAATACCCCACGTTTGCCGTGTCCTATAAAAAGGGTATCGATAAGGTACTGGGCAGTGATGTGGATTTTGACAAATGGACATTCTCTATTTGGGACAATATGAACTTTAAGCTGCGTGGAGAGATGAAATACCGGTTCAGTATTGGTGGCTTCATCAACGACAGCAAAGTGCCCATACAGGATTACCAGCACTTTAATGGCAACCAGCTGATCTTTGCCAGCAGGTACCTCAATAGTTTCCAGCTGGCGCCTTATTACGCCAACAGTACCACTGAATCATTTTATGCGGTGGGGCACCTGGAGCATCATTTCAACGGGTTCCTGACGAATAAGATACCCCTGTTCAAAAAGCTCAACTGGCACCTGGTAGGGGGCGGCAATGCCTTCTATGTGAACAAGGACAACAATTACGTAGAAGTATTTGGCGGTATAGAGAACATCTTTAAGCTGCTGCGGGTGGATGTAGTAGCCTCGTACCTCAATGGTCAGAAAGGGCAGGTAGGGCTGCGTATCGGGCTGGGAGGATTGCTGGGTGGGGCCATCCAGTTGCCGCAGTAA